In Aquimarina spinulae, a single window of DNA contains:
- a CDS encoding HupE/UreJ family protein, translated as MSEFWLYIKLGFGHVLDWHAYDHILFLIALTVGYTFDNWKRILLLVTIFTVGHTLSLFLAAYDVVSVNSKLVEFLIPVTILITGLFNVFTVKNTSKNSKIGILYGVTLFFGLIHGLGFSIFFKYSSGGTRILPLIEFALGVEAAQIVIVLLVLIVSFIFQTFFRFSKRDWILVVSSIVIGMVIPMLIANKIW; from the coding sequence ATGTCAGAGTTTTGGCTTTATATAAAGCTGGGTTTTGGTCACGTGCTAGATTGGCATGCTTATGACCATATTTTATTTTTAATTGCGCTAACAGTAGGGTATACTTTTGATAACTGGAAACGTATTTTATTACTGGTTACCATATTTACAGTAGGACATACATTGTCTTTATTCCTGGCAGCATATGATGTAGTATCAGTAAATTCGAAATTGGTAGAATTCTTGATTCCTGTAACCATTTTGATTACAGGATTGTTTAATGTATTTACTGTAAAGAATACTTCAAAAAATAGTAAAATAGGAATCTTATACGGAGTAACTCTTTTTTTTGGATTAATTCACGGATTAGGGTTTTCGATATTCTTTAAATACTCTAGCGGTGGCACAAGAATTTTACCCTTAATTGAGTTTGCATTAGGGGTTGAAGCTGCACAGATTGTTATTGTTTTATTAGTTCTTATAGTTAGCTTTATATTTCAGACCTTTTTTCGATTTTCAAAACGAGATTGGATACTTGTTGTTTCTTCTATTGTAATAGGGATGGTAATCCCCATGCTTATTGCAAATAAAATTTGGTGA
- a CDS encoding ABC transporter ATP-binding protein, translated as MIKIDNLHKSFGKNQVLKGVDLGITEGGIFAILGPNGSGKTTLIKSILGMVIPNKGDIFIDDTPIKKSWKYRQQIDYLPQIANFPANLTVKELIRMIKDLRNKPGDDAALITSFQLTPFLDKKLSNLSGGTKQKVNLVLTLMFDSPLIILDEPTTGLDPIALLELKKIIQKEKIKGKTVLITSHIMSFVEEVADEIVFLLEGKVYFKGNINTLKEKTKETDFEHAIANLLKENNA; from the coding sequence ATGATTAAAATTGATAATTTACATAAGAGTTTTGGAAAGAATCAGGTCCTTAAAGGAGTCGATCTAGGTATTACTGAAGGCGGGATATTTGCAATACTAGGACCCAATGGTTCTGGTAAAACGACATTAATTAAATCTATTCTTGGGATGGTTATCCCAAATAAGGGTGATATTTTTATTGATGACACCCCAATTAAGAAAAGCTGGAAATATCGTCAGCAAATAGATTATTTACCACAGATAGCTAATTTTCCTGCAAACTTAACTGTGAAAGAGTTGATTAGGATGATCAAAGATTTGCGAAATAAACCGGGTGATGATGCTGCATTGATAACCTCTTTTCAATTAACCCCTTTTCTGGATAAGAAATTAAGTAACTTGTCTGGAGGGACAAAACAAAAAGTAAATTTAGTATTAACATTAATGTTTGATAGCCCATTAATCATTCTAGATGAACCTACCACAGGACTTGATCCTATTGCTTTGTTAGAGTTAAAAAAAATAATACAAAAAGAAAAAATAAAAGGAAAAACAGTTTTGATTACTTCTCACATCATGAGTTTTGTTGAAGAGGTTGCTGATGAAATTGTTTTTCTTCTTGAAGGTAAAGTGTATTTCAAAGGAAATATTAACACTTTAAAAGAAAAGACGAAGGAAACCGATTTCGAACATGCGATTGCTAATCTGCTAAAAGAAAACAATGCTTAA
- the dgt gene encoding dGTP triphosphohydrolase has product MNWEQLLSLKRQGDRNKRLRKEQDETRLGFEVDYDRIIFSSAFRSLQDKTQVIPLSKTSFVHTRLTHSLEVSVVGRSLGRVVGKKILEKHPHLAAVHGYQFNDFGAIVAAAALAHDIGNPPFGHSGEKAIGEYFKTGSGNRYKDQLTPKQYQDLIDFEGNANGFKILTESREGIEGGLRLSYATLGAFMKYPKESLPKKPTTHIAHKKFGYFQNDTSFFKEVAEEVGLLQYKIGDEVTYSRHPLTFLVEAADDICYTIIDFEDGINLGLIEEEYALEYLIKLVKDTINTSKYNKLTTTADRLSYLRALAINTLIGEAASVFIEHEEAILSGTFDMALIDKSKYEAQIDDIIKISIAKIYQSQEVTEKEIAGYEILATLLDRYCVATDNFNKGESSNYDKLILRAEGIHFDYTNADLYTRLIGISNYVASLTDGNALLKFQKIKGLQI; this is encoded by the coding sequence ATGAATTGGGAACAACTCCTGTCCTTAAAACGACAAGGAGATAGAAATAAAAGATTACGTAAAGAGCAAGACGAAACCCGATTAGGTTTTGAAGTCGATTATGATCGTATTATCTTCTCATCGGCCTTTAGAAGTTTACAGGATAAAACACAGGTTATTCCGTTATCCAAAACCAGCTTTGTGCATACACGATTAACACATAGTCTAGAAGTATCTGTAGTGGGACGTTCTTTAGGTAGAGTAGTAGGTAAGAAAATCTTAGAGAAACATCCGCATCTTGCTGCTGTTCATGGATATCAGTTTAATGATTTTGGTGCTATCGTTGCTGCTGCTGCATTAGCACATGATATTGGTAATCCACCCTTTGGGCATTCTGGAGAGAAGGCTATAGGAGAATACTTCAAAACAGGAAGCGGTAACCGATATAAAGATCAACTTACTCCCAAACAGTATCAGGATCTGATTGATTTTGAGGGGAATGCTAATGGGTTTAAAATTCTTACAGAATCCCGTGAAGGGATAGAAGGAGGTCTTAGATTATCCTATGCAACACTGGGAGCGTTTATGAAATACCCTAAAGAGTCGCTACCTAAAAAACCAACGACACATATTGCTCATAAAAAATTCGGATATTTTCAGAACGATACTTCTTTTTTTAAAGAGGTAGCAGAAGAAGTGGGGTTATTGCAATATAAGATAGGTGATGAGGTTACTTATAGTCGTCACCCATTAACTTTTTTGGTAGAGGCAGCAGATGATATTTGTTATACTATTATCGATTTTGAAGATGGTATTAACCTGGGATTGATAGAAGAAGAATATGCTTTAGAATACTTGATCAAATTGGTAAAAGATACTATCAATACTTCAAAATATAATAAACTCACTACTACAGCAGATCGATTAAGTTATCTTAGAGCACTAGCTATTAATACTTTGATAGGAGAAGCAGCAAGTGTTTTTATCGAACATGAAGAGGCTATATTATCAGGGACTTTTGATATGGCATTAATAGACAAAAGTAAATACGAAGCTCAAATCGATGACATTATAAAAATAAGCATTGCCAAGATTTATCAAAGTCAGGAAGTAACAGAAAAGGAGATTGCAGGATATGAGATTCTTGCTACGCTTTTAGATCGCTATTGTGTGGCGACAGATAACTTTAATAAAGGAGAGAGTTCTAATTATGATAAGTTAATCTTGAGAGCCGAAGGGATTCATTTTGACTATACAAATGCAGATCTCTATACTCGTCTTATTGGGATAAGTAACTATGTGGCGAGTCTCACCGATGGTAATGCGTTGTTGAAATTTCAGAAAATAAAAGGATTACAGATATAA
- a CDS encoding MarC family protein, producing the protein MNFDLKEILTASMVLFAVIDIIGSIPIILDLRKKVGHVQSEKASIVAAILMVLFLFVGKEILSLIGIDVNSFAVAGSFIIFFLAIEMILGIQLYKDDAPETAAVVPLAFPLIAGAGTMTSILSLRAEYHTVNIIIAILINIIFVYIVLKSSGKIEKVLGKQGINVIRKIFGVILLAIAVKLFTANIKELLTTI; encoded by the coding sequence ATGAACTTTGACCTTAAAGAAATATTGACTGCGAGTATGGTTCTATTTGCTGTAATAGATATCATAGGAAGTATTCCGATTATTTTAGATCTTCGTAAAAAAGTAGGCCATGTACAAAGTGAAAAGGCTTCTATTGTAGCAGCAATTTTAATGGTTCTGTTCTTATTTGTAGGAAAAGAAATTCTGAGCCTAATTGGTATAGATGTTAACTCTTTTGCTGTTGCAGGTTCTTTCATTATTTTCTTTTTAGCTATAGAAATGATATTAGGTATTCAATTATATAAAGATGATGCTCCCGAAACTGCTGCTGTAGTTCCACTTGCTTTCCCTCTTATTGCAGGAGCAGGTACTATGACATCGATTTTATCTTTACGAGCAGAGTATCATACAGTTAATATAATAATAGCGATACTAATTAATATTATCTTTGTATATATTGTTCTAAAATCCTCTGGAAAAATAGAAAAAGTACTTGGTAAGCAAGGAATTAATGTGATACGGAAAATATTTGGAGTAATTTTGCTGGCTATTGCAGTTAAATTATTTACGGCAAATATTAAAGAGCTATTAACCACTATTTAG
- a CDS encoding lipocalin family protein codes for MKKLILFILLIVTTFISCSKDDDTSNEETSDLIGTWELIHEQQSNLPENTLSDCEKTSTIEFKSNKTYIEKTFAIANGNCVSDGEYNGSWSESGDQLTLQYTDEGESITDISKFGIANNELTLIYNDEGILLTYIYKKK; via the coding sequence ATGAAAAAACTAATTTTATTTATCCTACTTATAGTAACAACTTTTATTTCCTGCTCAAAAGATGATGACACTTCTAATGAAGAAACGTCTGATTTAATTGGTACTTGGGAATTAATTCATGAACAGCAAAGTAATTTACCTGAAAACACACTAAGTGACTGCGAAAAAACATCAACAATAGAGTTTAAGTCTAACAAAACATATATTGAAAAAACTTTTGCTATAGCAAACGGCAATTGTGTTAGTGATGGTGAATATAATGGATCCTGGTCAGAATCTGGTGACCAATTGACATTACAATATACTGATGAAGGAGAAAGTATAACAGATATTTCAAAATTTGGTATCGCTAATAACGAACTTACATTAATTTATAATGACGAAGGAATTTTGCTGACCTATATTTATAAAAAGAAATAA
- a CDS encoding ribonucleoside-diphosphate reductase subunit alpha, with translation MYVVKRDGRKEPIMFDKITARVRKLCYGLNPLVDPVKVAMRVIEGLYDGVTTSELDNLAAEIAATMTITHPDYAKLAARISVSNLHKNTKKTFSEVITDLYEYVNPRTGKEAPLIADDVYDVIVANKEKLDSTIIYNRDFGYDYFGFKTLERSYLLKINGKIAERPQHMLMRVSIGIHLNDLDAAIETYELMSKKYFTHATPTLFNSGTPKPQMSSCFLLTMKDDSIDGIYDTLKQTAKISQSAGGIGLSIHNVRATGSYIAGTNGTSNGIVPMLRVYNDTARYVDQGGGKRKGSFAIYVEPWHADIFDFLDLKKNHGKEEMRARDLFYAMWVPDLFMKRVQDDAEWTLMCPNECPGLFDIHSDEFEKEYLKFEAAGKGRRTIKARELWEKILESQIETGTPYMLYKDAANRKSNQQNLGTIRSSNLCTEILEYTSPDEVAVCNLASIALPMFVKNGEFDHKELFKITKRVTKNLNRVIDRNYYPVKEAENSNIRHRPIGLGVQGLADAFIQLRLPFTSDEAKKLNQEIFETLYFAAVTASMEEAKADGPYQTYEGSPISKGDFQYNLWGIKDEELSGRWDWAKLRKQVLKNGVRNSLLVAPMPTASTSQILGNNEAFEPYTSNIYTRRVLSGEFIVVNKHLLEDLVRLGLWNDELKDAIMRANGSIQNIDIIPQDLKELYKTVWEMSMKDIIDMSRHRGYFIDQSQSLNLFLEGATMAKLTSMHFYAWKSGLKTGMYYLRTKSAVDAIKFTLKKETKEEPKPEQVAVAAAQVMEAQATKTEPKQEAVAPEGTALTPEELRAIIAQSKEGEGDDCLMCGS, from the coding sequence ATGTATGTAGTAAAAAGAGATGGGCGTAAAGAACCAATTATGTTTGACAAGATTACCGCGAGGGTAAGAAAGTTATGTTATGGACTTAATCCACTAGTTGATCCTGTAAAGGTAGCAATGAGAGTGATAGAAGGGTTGTATGATGGAGTAACAACTAGTGAGTTGGATAATTTGGCTGCAGAAATAGCAGCAACAATGACTATAACACACCCTGATTATGCGAAGCTTGCCGCTCGTATCTCTGTTTCTAATCTACATAAAAATACAAAGAAAACTTTTTCTGAAGTAATTACAGATCTTTATGAGTATGTAAATCCAAGAACAGGAAAAGAAGCACCGCTGATAGCAGATGATGTATATGATGTAATTGTAGCTAATAAAGAGAAGTTAGATTCTACAATTATTTATAATCGTGATTTTGGTTATGATTATTTTGGTTTTAAAACACTAGAGCGTTCTTACTTATTAAAAATTAATGGTAAGATTGCAGAGCGACCACAACATATGCTTATGAGAGTTTCTATAGGAATCCACCTTAATGATTTAGATGCAGCCATAGAGACTTATGAATTAATGTCTAAAAAGTATTTTACACACGCTACACCTACATTATTTAATTCGGGAACTCCAAAACCACAGATGTCATCTTGTTTTTTGTTAACAATGAAAGATGATAGTATTGATGGGATTTATGATACACTAAAACAAACGGCTAAGATTTCACAGTCGGCTGGAGGAATAGGATTATCTATTCATAATGTACGTGCTACAGGATCTTATATTGCAGGAACCAATGGTACTTCTAATGGTATCGTACCCATGCTTAGAGTATATAACGATACTGCCCGCTATGTTGACCAAGGAGGAGGAAAACGAAAAGGATCGTTTGCAATATATGTAGAGCCATGGCATGCTGATATTTTTGATTTCCTGGATCTTAAAAAGAATCACGGTAAAGAAGAAATGCGTGCACGAGATTTGTTCTACGCTATGTGGGTGCCAGATTTGTTTATGAAACGAGTACAGGATGATGCAGAATGGACATTAATGTGCCCTAACGAATGCCCAGGTTTATTTGATATACATAGTGATGAGTTTGAAAAAGAATATTTAAAATTTGAAGCAGCAGGTAAAGGACGTAGAACGATTAAAGCACGTGAGCTTTGGGAAAAAATATTAGAATCTCAAATCGAAACCGGTACACCTTATATGTTGTATAAAGATGCTGCAAATCGCAAATCTAATCAGCAAAATCTGGGAACCATACGATCATCTAATTTGTGTACAGAGATATTAGAATATACTAGCCCAGACGAGGTAGCGGTATGTAACCTGGCATCTATTGCATTACCAATGTTTGTGAAAAACGGAGAGTTTGATCATAAAGAACTCTTTAAGATTACAAAACGGGTGACTAAGAATCTGAACAGAGTAATTGATCGTAATTACTACCCGGTAAAAGAAGCAGAAAATTCTAATATACGTCATCGTCCTATTGGACTAGGAGTACAAGGGTTAGCAGATGCATTTATCCAATTGCGCTTACCATTCACTAGTGATGAAGCTAAGAAATTAAATCAGGAGATTTTTGAAACACTGTATTTTGCCGCAGTAACAGCATCGATGGAAGAAGCAAAAGCAGATGGGCCATATCAAACTTATGAAGGTTCTCCAATATCTAAAGGAGATTTTCAATACAACCTATGGGGAATAAAAGATGAAGAATTAAGTGGTCGTTGGGACTGGGCAAAACTTCGTAAGCAAGTACTTAAAAACGGAGTACGTAACTCATTATTGGTTGCACCAATGCCTACAGCATCTACTTCTCAGATTTTAGGAAACAATGAAGCATTCGAACCCTACACAAGTAACATCTATACCAGACGTGTATTATCTGGAGAATTTATTGTCGTAAATAAACACTTATTAGAAGATCTGGTAAGATTAGGGTTATGGAATGACGAGCTTAAGGATGCTATCATGCGTGCAAATGGATCAATACAAAATATAGATATCATTCCGCAAGATCTAAAAGAGCTGTATAAAACTGTTTGGGAAATGAGTATGAAAGATATTATAGATATGTCTCGTCATAGAGGATATTTTATCGATCAGTCTCAATCTTTAAACTTGTTCTTAGAAGGAGCTACTATGGCCAAATTAACTTCAATGCATTTTTATGCATGGAAAAGCGGATTAAAAACAGGTATGTATTACCTAAGAACAAAATCTGCGGTAGATGCAATTAAGTTTACGCTTAAAAAGGAAACTAAAGAAGAGCCTAAACCAGAGCAAGTAGCCGTAGCTGCAGCACAAGTAATGGAAGCGCAAGCAACCAAAACAGAACCAAAACAAGAAGCTGTTGCACCAGAAGGAACAGCTCTTACTCCAGAAGAACTTCGTGCAATCATTGCACAATCTAAAGAAGGCGAAGGAGACGATTGTTTAATGTGTGGGTCATAG
- a CDS encoding deoxycytidylate deaminase, which produces MSKKKQLKYDKAYLRIAREWGKLSHCERKKVGAVIVKDRMIISDGFNGTPTGFENPCEDEEGYTKWYVLHAEANAISKVASSTQSCRGATLYITLSPCKECSKLIHQAGIKRIVYQIGYKDDSGLQFLAKAGVEIEQITDLEE; this is translated from the coding sequence ATGTCAAAAAAAAAACAACTGAAGTACGATAAAGCCTATCTAAGGATTGCAAGAGAATGGGGGAAATTATCTCATTGTGAAAGAAAAAAAGTTGGTGCGGTTATTGTAAAGGATAGAATGATTATTTCAGATGGATTTAATGGAACCCCAACAGGTTTTGAGAATCCATGTGAAGACGAAGAAGGATATACAAAGTGGTATGTATTGCATGCAGAAGCAAATGCGATTTCTAAAGTAGCTTCTTCTACTCAATCATGTAGAGGAGCAACATTATATATTACATTATCACCATGTAAGGAGTGTAGTAAATTGATTCACCAGGCAGGAATAAAACGCATAGTGTATCAAATAGGTTATAAAGATGACTCTGGTTTGCAGTTTCTTGCTAAAGCTGGAGTAGAAATAGAACAGATTACGGATTTAGAAGAATAA
- a CDS encoding ABC transporter permease gives MLKILKYSFYDLIRSRWSYVYLLFYLALGFVLLFLNNDLSKAVITLMNVIIILVPLIGTIFGVMYYYNSKEFTELLLAQPIKRSSIFLGQYLGVALSLSMSLIIGLGLPFAMYGLFQSNTIWEFLLLLITGTFLTLIFTALAFNIALYNENKIKGFSYAILLWLFMAVIYDGLFLMSLIMFESYPLDKFSIGVTLFNPIDLSRILILLKLDISALLGYTGAVFQKFFGTNLGVILSCIALSIWVFLPTFNIYRKSKKKDF, from the coding sequence ATGCTTAAGATTTTAAAATATAGTTTTTACGACCTTATCCGTAGCCGATGGAGTTATGTATACTTGCTTTTTTATTTAGCATTGGGATTTGTATTATTATTCCTAAATAATGATTTGTCTAAAGCCGTAATCACTTTGATGAATGTGATTATCATTCTTGTTCCTCTTATCGGAACTATTTTTGGAGTAATGTATTATTATAATTCTAAAGAATTTACAGAATTGCTTTTGGCACAACCCATTAAAAGATCATCTATATTTCTTGGACAATACCTGGGAGTAGCACTTTCTCTTTCTATGAGTTTGATAATAGGATTAGGATTACCATTTGCTATGTATGGTCTCTTTCAATCGAATACGATTTGGGAATTTTTATTACTTCTCATTACAGGTACATTTTTGACATTAATTTTTACTGCACTGGCATTTAACATTGCACTGTATAATGAAAATAAGATAAAAGGGTTTAGTTATGCTATTTTACTTTGGTTATTTATGGCAGTAATCTACGACGGTCTTTTTTTAATGTCATTAATCATGTTTGAATCATATCCATTAGATAAATTTTCAATAGGAGTAACCTTATTTAACCCTATTGATTTATCCAGGATTTTGATCTTATTGAAACTTGATATTTCTGCTTTACTAGGATATACTGGTGCTGTTTTTCAGAAATTCTTTGGAACTAATTTAGGAGTGATTTTATCTTGTATTGCACTTTCTATTTGGGTATTTTTACCTACATTCAACATCTATAGAAAATCTAAGAAAAAAGATTTTTAA
- a CDS encoding ribonucleotide-diphosphate reductase subunit beta, translated as MSAVEPILQENKDRFVIFPIQHHDIWEWYKKSEASFWTAEEIDLHQDITDWATKLTEDEQYFIKHILAFFAASDGIVNENLAENFINEVQYSEAKFFYGFQIMMENIHSETYSLLIDTYVKDEKEKDVLFNALENFPAIKKKADWALQWIESDSFAERLIAFAAVEGIFFSGAFCSIFWLKKRGLMPGLTFSNELISRDEGVHCDFAVHLHNKHLINKVPKDRIRKILIDALDIEREFITESLPVSLIGMNSKLMTQYLEFVTDRLLVELGCEKEYETANPFDFMDMISLQGKTNFFEKRVSEYQKAGVLNKDTEDNKISFDADF; from the coding sequence ATGAGCGCCGTAGAACCTATTTTGCAAGAAAACAAAGATCGATTCGTAATTTTTCCTATCCAACACCACGATATTTGGGAATGGTATAAGAAATCCGAGGCTAGTTTTTGGACAGCAGAAGAGATCGATTTGCATCAGGATATTACGGATTGGGCAACCAAACTTACTGAGGACGAACAATATTTTATCAAACATATTTTAGCATTTTTTGCTGCATCTGATGGTATTGTTAATGAAAATCTTGCAGAAAATTTTATAAACGAAGTACAGTATAGTGAGGCAAAATTTTTCTATGGTTTCCAGATCATGATGGAAAACATTCATTCAGAAACATACTCTTTATTGATCGATACTTATGTAAAGGATGAGAAAGAAAAGGATGTACTGTTTAATGCATTAGAGAATTTTCCTGCAATTAAGAAAAAAGCAGACTGGGCATTACAATGGATAGAATCTGATTCTTTTGCAGAACGTTTAATTGCCTTTGCTGCGGTAGAAGGGATCTTCTTTTCAGGAGCGTTCTGCTCTATATTCTGGTTAAAAAAGCGTGGATTAATGCCAGGACTTACATTTTCTAATGAACTAATTTCAAGAGATGAAGGAGTACATTGCGATTTTGCAGTTCATCTTCATAACAAACATTTGATAAATAAAGTGCCAAAAGATAGAATTAGAAAAATCCTGATAGACGCATTAGATATAGAGAGAGAATTTATAACAGAATCTCTTCCGGTAAGTTTGATAGGTATGAACTCTAAGTTAATGACTCAATATCTAGAATTTGTTACCGATAGATTATTGGTAGAATTAGGATGTGAAAAAGAATACGAAACAGCAAATCCATTTGATTTTATGGATATGATTTCTTTACAAGGAAAAACTAATTTCTTTGAGAAAAGAGTTTCAGAATATCAAAAAGCTGGAGTGCTTAATAAAGATACCGAAGACAATAAAATAAGTTTTGATGCAGATTTTTAA
- a CDS encoding S41 family peptidase produces the protein MGYSKKYLPLFLGLAVGAGVFLGSKLDFSNPSAKLFSYNPKKEKLNRLIDYIDYEYVDEINTDSIVEVTVNRILENLDPHSIYIPSEELEGITENMQGDFIGIGVSYYPYRDTISVINTIKGGPSEKSGIKAGDRILMADSDTLYGERLIRDGLANRLKGELNSQVQLRVYRKGKGIFDVVVKRGRVPIQSVDAVYMLDDKLGYVKVNRFAETTYKEFKTALDKLIDEGAENMVIDLRDNGGGFIAPALKMADEFLKDDVLIMFTKNKKGAIENNFATNKGSFEQGKVYVLINENSASASEIFAGAIQDNDRGAIVGRRSYGKGLVQREMALGDGSAIRLTISRYYTPTGRSIQKPYTNGNKEYFNEYMERYKNGELQNADSIQVADSLKFKTPGGKIVYGGGGIIPDIFVSKDTTRVGETLDYMLRSGRMGGYVFEELDKNRLYYNDLSENEFDEKINIDDTFAEDFLKYSRQRGIEIELKNYEDQLKKYLKAIMAQQLFGTGAFERIINKDDAMINKVLSLSKEE, from the coding sequence ATGGGATATTCAAAAAAATACTTGCCTTTGTTTTTGGGTTTGGCTGTAGGGGCCGGAGTATTTTTGGGGAGTAAACTTGATTTTAGCAACCCTTCGGCAAAGCTATTTTCTTATAACCCCAAAAAAGAAAAACTAAATAGGCTTATTGATTATATAGATTATGAGTATGTAGATGAAATCAATACCGATAGTATTGTAGAAGTTACGGTAAACAGAATATTAGAAAATCTGGATCCTCATTCGATATATATCCCATCAGAAGAACTTGAGGGGATTACAGAAAATATGCAAGGAGATTTTATTGGTATAGGGGTGAGTTATTATCCCTATAGAGATACAATATCTGTAATTAATACTATAAAAGGAGGACCGAGTGAAAAATCGGGAATTAAGGCAGGAGATAGAATATTAATGGCAGATAGTGATACTTTGTATGGAGAACGTTTAATAAGAGATGGATTAGCAAATAGATTAAAAGGAGAGCTAAATAGCCAGGTACAACTTAGAGTATATAGAAAAGGCAAAGGAATATTTGATGTAGTTGTAAAAAGAGGGCGTGTGCCTATACAAAGTGTAGACGCAGTCTATATGTTGGATGATAAATTGGGATATGTAAAAGTAAATCGTTTTGCAGAAACAACGTACAAAGAATTTAAAACAGCATTAGATAAACTAATAGATGAAGGAGCCGAAAATATGGTGATTGATCTTCGTGATAACGGAGGAGGGTTTATCGCACCGGCGCTAAAAATGGCAGACGAATTTTTGAAGGATGATGTGCTGATTATGTTTACCAAAAATAAAAAAGGAGCTATCGAAAATAACTTTGCTACCAATAAAGGAAGTTTCGAACAAGGAAAAGTTTATGTGTTAATCAACGAAAACTCTGCCTCTGCCAGTGAAATTTTTGCAGGAGCAATTCAAGATAATGATAGAGGAGCTATCGTTGGTAGACGTTCTTACGGAAAAGGTCTCGTGCAAAGAGAAATGGCATTAGGAGATGGTAGTGCAATACGATTAACAATTTCAAGATATTATACACCTACCGGGCGGTCGATACAAAAACCATATACCAACGGAAATAAAGAATATTTTAATGAGTATATGGAGCGATATAAAAATGGAGAATTGCAGAATGCAGATAGTATTCAGGTTGCAGATTCTTTAAAATTTAAAACTCCTGGAGGCAAAATTGTTTATGGAGGTGGAGGTATTATACCAGATATATTTGTTAGTAAAGATACAACACGTGTTGGTGAAACATTAGATTATATGTTACGTTCTGGCCGTATGGGAGGATATGTATTTGAAGAACTAGATAAAAACAGGTTGTATTATAATGATTTATCTGAAAATGAGTTCGATGAAAAAATTAATATAGATGATACTTTTGCTGAAGATTTTTTAAAGTATTCTAGGCAAAGAGGGATAGAAATTGAGTTGAAGAATTATGAAGATCAATTAAAAAAATATTTGAAAGCAATAATGGCGCAACAATTATTTGGAACTGGGGCTTTTGAAAGAATTATAAATAAAGATGATGCAATGATTAATAAAGTATTATCACTTTCTAAAGAAGAATAA
- a CDS encoding DUF3109 family protein, giving the protein MFQLGKTIVSEDIIEKDFVCNLSACKGVCCIDGEAGAPLEESETHKLKEIYPIIKPYLRKEGVEAIEHYGTHVKTANGELETPLIDGADCAYVIFDGKGTAMCAIEEAYNQGEVDWKKPVSCHLYPVRVQEYTEFSAVNYHKWEICDDACTLGKEFQVPIYKFVKEALIRKFGEDWYIELENVAAKLKK; this is encoded by the coding sequence ATGTTTCAATTAGGAAAAACCATAGTTTCTGAGGATATTATTGAAAAAGACTTTGTATGTAATCTCTCTGCATGCAAAGGAGTCTGCTGCATTGATGGTGAGGCAGGAGCACCTTTAGAAGAGTCAGAAACTCATAAACTTAAAGAGATATACCCTATCATTAAACCTTATTTGAGAAAAGAAGGTGTCGAGGCTATCGAGCATTACGGAACCCATGTTAAAACGGCTAATGGAGAATTAGAAACACCTCTAATTGATGGAGCGGATTGCGCATATGTGATTTTTGATGGAAAAGGGACAGCTATGTGTGCTATCGAAGAAGCCTATAACCAAGGTGAAGTTGATTGGAAAAAACCAGTATCTTGTCATTTATACCCAGTTAGAGTGCAAGAGTACACCGAGTTTTCTGCCGTAAATTATCACAAATGGGAAATCTGTGATGATGCCTGTACATTGGGTAAAGAATTTCAAGTACCAATCTATAAATTTGTTAAAGAAGCCTTAATTAGAAAATTTGGAGAAGACTGGTATATAGAACTCGAAAACGTGGCAGCAAAATTGAAAAAATAA